Proteins encoded in a region of the Pocillopora verrucosa isolate sample1 chromosome 11, ASM3666991v2, whole genome shotgun sequence genome:
- the LOC131795332 gene encoding protein bicaudal D homolog 2: MGSIDQLKSEVERLSSELQQACLEKVQAAEYGLAVLDEKQRLQEQYDELETLLESNKQELECLKEVHEQLKLEQEKRSRFGDDREESLVKESESREANYLHKITDLESEVRQARKAERDALIENERLCNQASNYVKEIEQFVHSKKLLRDEIRELKYRESKYSQEFSDLEEENINLQKQYSALRSSMVEFESLKVENKSLTDEMEALQLQLQVACEKRDQYQKQLNEALESLKEQRDRNSLLQKELQEIHQRQSPTVSSWHEESRFIGIESPEKTEKPEQVVEHPLIKSIIEEYKPVPGLVEDLMRELQMSEVKEMTHKLEQLSSEKTELTNALAKKEKDVLKLKEEFDAIQTLTEAKVLCETLDDSDDGVEEREAFNSKINNQLKELEEVRKLLKSYQTKDNKSQAVIKELKNEIDNLRAKTASLQTKSDEATFLTKRVKELEEELLNLKNKGIESEELIKNLQEDVKSMSDLAGNAQGSLNCTQDELKYVSEDLQRLYNHVCSANGDHPANSFTRKEKQEKVSHAASKMERNTADSTAKESTAEVRQSPMGSENPNETMERGDPYSCYRLISSVRDQVKFLKQAVEKTVEISKQRALEYRVVVSDDDASSGEDSDVQKQQIAMLQSLLTTKREQITTLRTVLKANKSTYEVALANLKSRYENDKAVQSETVGQLKRNLKALKAEVSTFASLRSMYANRCEEYLVQVDELQRKHAASEEEKKTLNHLLKQAIHQKIDLTQRLEEFEIARERLRAYTRKGSKANRSKPVTRV; the protein is encoded by the exons ATGGGCTCGATCGACCAGCTTAAAAGCGAAGTTGAACGCCTAAGTAGTGAACTACAGCAGGCCTGTTTAGAAAAGGTCCAAGCAGCTGAATACGGGCTAGCAGTTTTGGACGAAAAACAGAGATTACAGGAACAATATGATGAGCTGGAAACCCTCTTGGAATCTAACAAGCAGGAACTGGAATGCCTTAAAGAG GTCCATGAACAGTTGAAACTTGAACAAGAGAAACGCAGCCGTTTTGGTGATGACAGAGAGGAGAGTCTTGTGAAGGAGAGCGAATCAAGAGAAGCCAATTATCTTcataaaattacagatttaGAGAGTGAAGTTCGCCAAGCAAGAAAAGCTGAAAGGGATGCActcattgaaaatgaaagactCTGTAATCAAGCCTCCAATTATGTCAAAGAAATCGAGCAATTTGTGCATAGTAAGAAACTCCTTAGAGATGAAATCCGAGAACTCAAGTACCGAGAATCAAAGTATAGTCAAGAATTTAGCGATCTTGAAGAGGAAAACATCAACCTTCAGAAGCAATATTCAGCTCTTAGATCATCGATGGTGGAGTTTGAATCCTTGAAggttgaaaacaaaagtttgaCAGATGAAATGGAAGCATTACAACTCCAACTTCAGGTGGCCTGCGAGAAACGGGACCAATATCAGAAACAGCTCAATGAGGCACTGGAATCTTTAAAGGAGCAACGTGATAGAAACTCCTTGCTGCAGAAGGAATTGCAAGAAATTCACCAGCGGCAGTCACCTACAGTCAGTAGCTGGCATGAGGAAAGCCGGTTTATTGGCATTGAAAGTCCTGAGAAGACTGAAAAACCTGAACAAGTTGTTGAACATCCCTTGATAAAAAGCATTATTGAGGAATACAAACCAGTTCCTGGCTTGGTGGAAGATCTCATGAGGGAACTCCAGATGTCAGAAGTCAAAGAAATGACTCACAAGCTTGAACAGCTGAGCAGTGAGAAGACAGAGCTTACCAATGCCCTGGCTAAGAAAGAGAAGGACGTCTTGAAGTTGAAGGAAGAATTTGATGCCATCCAGACTCTGACTGAAGCAAAGGTTCTGTGTGAAACTCTAGATGACAGTGATGATGGAGTTGAAGAGAGAGAAGcttttaattcaaaaataaataatcagttGAAAGAACTTGAAGAGGTAAGGAAACTCTTGAAGAGCTATCAGACAAAAGATAACAAGTCTCAAGCTGTGATCAAGGAATTGAAGAATGAGATTGATAACTTGAGAGCAAAGACAGCGAGCTTGCAAACAAAATCTGATGAGGCAACATTCCTGACAAAGAGAGTCaaagaacttgaagaagaaCTGTTGAATTTAAAGAACAAAGGCATTGAATCTGAAGAATTGATCAAAAATCTTCAAGAAGATGTTAAGTCTATGAGTGATCTTGCTGGAAATGCTCAGGGAAGTCTGAACTGCACTCAAGATGAATTGAAGTATGTCAGTGAAGATCTGCAGCGACTCTATAATCATGTTTGCTCAGCAAATGGTGATCACCCAGCCAATTCATTTACcaggaaagaaaaacaggaaaaagtgTCACATGCAGCatcaaaaatggaaagaaatacGGCAGATTCAACTGCAAAAGAAAGCACTGCAGAAGTGAGGCAGTCACCAATGGGAAGTGAGAATCCAAATGAGACCATGGAAAGAGGAGACCCTTATTCCTGTTACAGATTGATCAGCTCGGTGCGTGATCAAGTGAAGTTTTTGAAACAAGCTGTGGAAAAGACAGTGGAAATTTCCAAGCAGCGAGCACTGGAATATCGAGTGGTTGTCAGTGACGATGATGCTAGCAGTGGAGAGGACAGTGATGTTCAAAAGCAGCAAATTGCAATGCTCCAAAGTTTATTGACAACTAAGCGGGAACAGATCACTACACTGCGGACAGTCCTGAAGGCTAATAAGTCTACCTATGAGGTTGCATTGGCAAATCTAAAAAGTCGCTATGAGAATGATAAAGCAGTTCAGTCAGAGACAGTAGGCCAGTTGAAGAGAAACCTGAAGGCATTGAAAGCTGAAGTGTCAACATTTGCCTCACTTCGCAGCATGTATGCCAATAGGTGTGAGGAATATCTGGTTCAAGTTGATGAGCTGCAGCGAAAGCATGCTGCATcagaggaagaaaagaaaactcttAATCACCTCCTCAAACAAGCTATTCACCAGAAAATCGATCTGACACAGAGACTTGAAGAGTTTGAGATTGCCAGGGAAAGACTGCGTGCATACACAAGAAAAGGCAGTAAGGCCAACCGCTCAAAACCAGTTACCCGAGTCTAG